From one Liolophura sinensis isolate JHLJ2023 chromosome 10, CUHK_Ljap_v2, whole genome shotgun sequence genomic stretch:
- the LOC135476889 gene encoding carbohydrate sulfotransferase 8-like — protein sequence MKISQKAFLLVLLFGTDFVQTKIMKPKANILSKSVKKVFQIDESNQRVALLRRQCRSPLLKLIADLTTNRERANNRILVDPRHKLSYCNVPKIGSSFWYSAFAVLQDKESVTRSPYDLWNKYGENIHQKVKVTNFKKIPIKFRDDWLQDSLLFLFVRNPYARLFSAYVSKFVIPNRFYWPGSGRVAIRYIRPNPSKFAMKCGHDVTFQEFLKFFLATESPDKKLSSDHHWTPIYKLCNPCSYGYKFIGKTETFLNDTVEIIKRAKLGDKMDFQRSGESAVKADIVKTVEHFLNHSIRLHGCVDVGRNLWRLWYAFKAKGYIKPDSEIPQSVAEMYVLIIDNLYHGTQF from the exons ATGAAGATCTCACAGAAAGCCTTTCTCCTGGTGCTCCTGTTCGGTACAG ATTTTGTCCAAACAAAGATAATGAAACCGAAAGCAAACATATTGAGTAAATCTGTCAAGAAG GTGTTTCAAATCGATGAGTCCAACCAAAGAGTGGCCTTACTTCGCAGACAATGTCGATCACCACTGCTCAAACTGATCGCAGACCTGACCACAAACCGAGAGCGAGCCAACAACAGAATACTGGTGGACCCCAGGCACAAGCTCAGCTATTGCAACGTTCCCAAGATTGGCTCTTCCTTCTGGTACAGCGCTTTTGCCGTACTGCAAGACAAAGAGAGCGTCACGCGCTCTCCTTACGACCTTTGGAACAAATACGGGGAAAATATACACCAGAAGGTCAAggtgacaaatttcaaaaaaattccTATTAAATTTAGAGATGATTGGCTGCAGGACAGTCTTTTGTTTCTGTTCGTGCGTAATCCATACGCTCGCTTGTTTTCGGCTTACGTAAGCAAATTCGTCATCCCGAATAGATTTTATTGGCCTGGCTCTGGAAGAGTAGCTATTCGTTACATTCGGCCCAATCCTTCTAAGTTTGCTATGAAATGCGGCCATGACGTCACCTTCCAAgaatttctaaaattttttCTAGCCACGGAATCTCCAGATAAGAAACTTTCATCCGATCATCACTGGACTCCAATCTACAAACTGTGCAACCCTTGTTCCTATGGCTACAAGTTTATTGGCAAGACGGAAACGTTTCTAAATGACACTGTGGAGATAATTAAAAGAGCAAAGCTTGGAGATAAAATGGACTTTCAGCGAAGCGGTGAATCTGCTGTAAAAGCTGACATCGTCAAAACCgttgaacattttttaaaccACTCTATTCGACTGCATGGCTGTGTGGATGTTGGCAGGAATTTGTGGAGATTGTGGTATGCGTTTAAAGCCAAGGGTTACATAAAACCAGACTCGGAAATTCCACAAAGTGTAGCAGAGATGTAtgttttgattatcgacaacttatatcaTGGTACACAGTTTTAG